GTCACCCGCCCAGGTGTCGCCGGTGGTGTTCATCAGGGCGGCCTTCACCTGGGCCACCGTCCAGTCGGGGTGGGCGGCCCGGACCAGCGCGGCCAGCCCGGCCACGTGCGGGGCCGCCATCGAGGTGCCGTCCTCGCGCATCCCGCCGGAGCCCGCGCCCGCCTTGGCGGACCAGATGGTCTCGCCGGGCGCCGCCAGGTCCGGCTTGATCAGGCCGGGCAGCCCGATGCCGCGCGAGGTGAAGGTGGTCAGGGTGTCGGTGCGCTGCGGCTGGTCCTGGGCCACCGCGCCGTGCAACGGGTTGCCGGGGGTGGCCAGTTGGACGGTCACCGGGCCGGCCTCGGTCGCCCGGAGCAGCCGCTCGCCGTCCGCCTTCGCCAGGATCGCCACCGGCACCCGGTCGTTGCCCGCGAGCTCGCCGAGGTGGTCGCCGTCGGCGGCGAACAGCGCGCCGAGCGCGCCCGCGTCGGCCGCGTGGTCGGCCCGGGCGGCCGAGCCGCAGGCCCGGTCCGGGTCCTTGGTCCGCCAGGCCAGCAGGGCGATCTTGCCCTGCAGCCGGGCCGCGTCGGCGGCCGAGAAGGCCGTGCAGCCGTCCGACTGGTCGACCGGGAGGGCGAGTTGACCCTGCACCTCACGGTCCGCCCAGTGCTGGTACTTGGCACTCCAGTGCGCCGGGACCAGCCCGGCCAGCGGCTCGGGCGCCAGCACCCGCAGGCCGTCCGCGTCACCGTGCGGGTCGACCGAGGCGGCCACCGTGACCACCCGGGGCGCGGTGCCGGGGCTGCCGCCGATCGCGTACACGTCGCCCTCGTTGCCCGCCGCCGCGACCACCACGGTGCCCAGCGCGGCGAGCCGGTCGGCGGCGATCGCGTCCGCGTCGTCCGGGCCGCCGAACGGGCTGCCGAGCGAGAGGTTGACCACGTCCAGACGGTCCGTCAGATCGCCGTTCCGGTCCGGGTCGGCGGCCAGGTCGAGGGCCTGGGTCAGCTGGTCGGTCGAGCCGTCGCAGCCGAACACCCGGATCGCGAACAGCCGCGCCTCGGGCGCCGCACCGGGGCCGACCTTGAAGCCCGCCGGGTCCAGGCCGGTGGTGTACGGGCCCCGGTAGGTCTGGCCCGCCGCGGTGACGCCGTACCCGGCGGCGGTGCCCGCGACGTGGGTGCCGTGGCCGTTCAGCGCGCAGTCGATCGGGTTGTCGTCCGGCTTCGGCGTGCCGCCCTCGGGCGTGCCCGGGTCGTACGCGTCGCCGACCAGGTCCCGTCCGCCGTACACCTTCTCGGTCGGGAACAGGGCCTTGGGCGCGGGCTTGGCGCCGTCCACGGCCTTGAACGCCTCTTCGGTGCCGGGGCCGCCGAAATCGGCGTGGGTGTAGTCGATGCCGGAGTCGATGACGCCGACGCTGACGCCGCGGCCGGTGTTGCCGGGCAGGCCGGCCCAGACCGCGGGGGCGCCGAGCAGCGGGACGGAGTACCCGTTCACCCGGTGCTTCAGCGCGATCGGGTGCACCGCGCGGACCCCGGGGAGCCGGCCCAACGCGGGCAGGGCGGCGGCCGGGGTGCTGACCGCGACCGCGGTCAGCAGGGTGCCGGTCCGGTACAGCTCACGTGCGCCGGGGGCGGATCGCCGTACCGCGCCCGCGAGTTGGTCGGCGGCCCGGTCGGCGACCCGGCGCTGTTCGGCCCCGGCGGCCGAGGCCGCCCGGCGGACCGCGTCCGGGGACCGGCGTTCACCAGTGGCCTGGTCGGCGGCCCGGCGCCAGGCCGGGGCGGCGGCCTCGGTGTCGAGTTCGAGCAGGACGCTGCGACGGGCGTCCGGACCGCGCTCGGCCGCCGCACCGGCGAGCGGTACGGCGGCGAGCGCGAGCGAGCCGGTCAGCAGCGCGATGCCGAACCGGAGTGCTGAGCTGGTGCGCACGGGGCTGTCTCCCCCGGCAGGGGCTCTGGCGGGTCCGCGCCGTGCGGAGCCCGATCACCCTTCCGGAGGCACCAAATTACGATCATCGCGCCGGGCTGTGCGAGCACCGTCCCTCGTCCGGGGGCGCACTGCACTCCTGCGGGTGACGGATCGTCAGGCGTTCGGCGCAACACCCGTAACCTGCCCGTTGACCAGGCCGGTTCAGCGGCCTCGGCGACCGGCTCAGTGGCCGGTGACGCCGCCGTTGTCGCGGCGGTCCAGCGCGCGCTGCAGGGCGGCGGCGGCGTCCGGGTTCGGCTCGGTCCTGCGACGGCGGCGGGGGGCCTGGGCGCGGGCGGCGGAAGCGGTGGCGTGGCGGTCTGCGGTGGGGGGCATACCGAACTCCTTGAGGTCGTGCGGGGAGAGGGTTTCGGGTACGCCGGCCAGGGGTCGCCTGCCGAACTGCGTACGCGCGCACCCGGGCCTGGCACCCTCGGTTGGGAGGGGCGGCTCGCCGGATGGCTCTTTCACGGTACGACCTGGAGCGGGTGCTGTCTGCACGGATAGTTGGATTTCCTAGTATCTGAGACAGGACTCACCCGGACGACGAAAAGGCCCGGCCCGCCGAAGCGGACCGGGCCTCTCTGACGAGTGATCAGCCGAGGTTGACCGCGCGGGCGAACCGCGCCCCGATCGCACCGGCGATCTCGGTCAGGACCTCCTGCGAGACCTCGCTGTCCACGGTGATCGAGGCCAGCGCCTCGGAGCCGTCCCGGGCCACCTGCATGCCCGCGATGTTGATGCCCGCGTCACCGAGGATCCGGCCGAGGGTGCCGACCACGCCGGGGCGGTCCTCGTACTTGAAGAACGCCATGTGGTCGGTGAGCGCCACGTCCACGTCGAAGGCGTCCACGCCGACGATCTTCTGGGTCTGCTTCGGGCCCGACAGCGTGCCGGAGATGGCGATCTCGCCGCCGGCCGCCAGGGTGCCGCGCACGGTGATCACGTTGCGGTGCTCGGGCGACTCGCTGGAGGTGGTGAGGCGGACCTCGACGCCACGCTCCTGGGCGAACAGCGGGGCGTTCACGTAGGACACCGTCTCCGCCACGACGTCCTCGAACACGCCCTTGAGCGCGGAGAGTTCGAGCACCTTCACGTCGTGCTGGGTGATCTCGCCACGGACCTCGACGTCGAGGCGGACGGCGACCTCACCGGCCAGCGCGGTGAAGATCCGGCCGAGCTTCTCGGCCAGCGGCAGGCCCGGACGGACGTCCTCGGCGATCACGCCGCCCTGGACGTTGACCGCGTCCGGTACCAGCTCGCCGGCGAGGGCGAGGCGGACCGACTTGGCGACCGCGATGCCGGCCTTCTCCTGCGCCTCGTCGGTGGAGGCGCCCAGGTGCGGGGTGGCCACCACGTTGTCGAAGGCGAACAGCGGGGAGTCGGTGCACGGCTCCTTGGCGTAGACGTCCAGGCCGGCCCCGGCCACCCGGCCGTCGCGCAGCGCGGAGGCCAGCGCGGCCTCGTCCACGATGCCGCCGCGGGCGGCGTTGACGATCCGCACGGTCGGCTTGACCTTGTGCAGCGCCTCGTCGCCGATCAGGCCGATCGTCTCGGGGGTCTTCGGGAGGTGCACGGTGATGAAGTCCGAGACCTCGAGCAGCTCCTCCAGCGAGAGCAGCTTGACGCCCATCTGGGCCGCGCGGGCGGCCTGGATGTAGGGGTCGTACGCCACGATCTTCATGCCGAAGGCGGACATCCGCTGGGCGACCAGCACGCCGATCCGGCCGAGGCCGACCACACCGAGGGTCTTCTCGGAGAGCTCGACGCCGGTGTACTTGTTGCGCTTCCACTCGCCGGCCTTGAGCGCGGTGCTGGCGGGCGCGATGTTGCGGGCCGAGGCGATCAGCAGGCCGCAGGCCAGCTCGGCGGCGGTGACGATGTTGGAGGTCGGCGCGTTGACGACCATCACGCCGGCCTTGGTGGAGGCCGCCACGTCCACGTTGTCCAGGCCGACGCCCGCGCGGGCGACCACCTTGAGCTTCTTCGCGGCCGCCAGCGCCTCCGCGTCCACCTTGGTGGCGGAGCGGATCAGGATGGCGTCCACGTCGGCGATCGCGGTCAGCAGCTCGGTGCGGTCCGCACCGTTGCAGTGCCGGATCTCGAAGTCCGGGCCGAGCGCGTCGACAGTGGCGGGGGACAGCTCTTCGGCAATCAGTACTACGGATTTGCTCACGACAGTGTGTCCTTAACTGTCCGGTTCTCCCCGCGCACGATGGTGGCGTGGAAAGCGGGGGAAGGTGGCATGCCGCGTAGATAGACGCACGACGCTGTGGGCCTGACGCGCACTCGGAAGTGTATCGACGGGCTGGAGGCCGGGCTGCTCCCGTCCGGCGAAATCACCCGGACGGGAGCAGCCTAGTTGTACAAGGCAGTTACGCCTTCTCGTCGACCCAGCTCATCAGACCGCGGAGCTTCTTGCCCGTGGTCTCCAGCAGGTGGTCGGCGTCCGCGCTCTTGTACTCGTTGTACTTCGGCAGGCCGGCCTTGTACTCGGCGATCCAGGTGTTGGCGAAGGTGCCGTCCTGGATCTCGGCGAGGACCTGCTTCATGGCGGCCTTGGTGTCGGCCGTGATGATGCGCGGGCCGGTCACGTAGTCGCCCCACTCGGCGGTCTCCGAGATGGACCAGCGCATCTTCTCCAGGCCGCCCTCGTACATCAGGTCGACGATGAGCTTCAGCTCGTGCAGGCACTCGAAGTAGGCGATCTCCGGCTGGTAGCCGGCCTCGACCAGGGTCTCGAAACCGGCCTTGACCAGGGCGGCGGTGCCACCGCAAAGGACGGCCTGCTCACCGAACAGGTCGGTCTCGGTCTCCTCGGTGAAGGTGGTCTTGATGACGCCGGCCTTGGTGCCGCCGATGCCCTTGGCGTAGGACAGCGCCAGGTCGAAGGCCTTGCCGGTGGCGTCCTGCTCGACGGCCACGATGGCGGGAACGCCGCGGCCCTCCTGGTACTGACGGCGCACCAGGTGACCCGGGCCCTTGGGGGCGACCATGCAGACGTCGACGTCGGCCGGCGGCTGGATGAAGCCGAAGCGGATGTTCAGGCCGTGGCCGAAGAACAGGGCGTCGCCCGCCTTCAGGTTCGGGGCGATGTCCGCCTCGTACACGTCGGCCTGGATCGGGTCCGGCACCAGGATCATGATGACGTCGGCCTCGGCGGCGGCCTCGGCGGCGGTGACGACGCGCAGGCCCTCCTCCTCGGCCTTGGCACGGGAGGACGAGCCCTCCTTGAGGCCGACCCGGACGTCCACGCCCGAGTCACGCAGCGACAGCGCGTGGGCGTGGCCCTGGCTGCCGTAGCCGATCACAGCGACCTTGCGGCCCTGGATGATCGAGAGGTCGGCGTCGTCTTCGTAGAACAGCTCGGCCACGGGGGCACATCTCCTTGCGTGGTGGTGATGCCGGTGCGTACCTACCGTACGTGGACCCGGCGGGGGTGTGGGGCAGTGCTTCAGGGTGTGAGACGACTGATCGTCAGGCGCTGCGGTCGAGGGCGCGCAGCGAGCGGTCGGTGATCGAGCGGGCGCCGCGGCCGATCGCGACCAGGCCGGACTGGACCAGTTCCTTGATGCCGTACGGCTCCAGCATCCGGAGCATCGCCTCCAGCTTGTCCGAGCTGCCGGTGGCCTCGATGGTCACCGCGTCGGGCGAGACGTCGACCGTCTTGGCCCGGAACAGCTGGACGATCTCGACGATCTGCGAGCGCGACTCGGCGTCGGCCCGGACCTTGACCAGGACCAACTCGCGCTGGATGGCGGCGGTCTGGTCGAGTTCGACGATCTTTATCACGTTGACCAGCTTGTTCAGCTGCTTGGTGACCTGCTCCAGCGGGAGGTCCTCCACGTTGACCACGATGGTCATCCGGGAGATGTCCGGGTGCTCGGTCGGGCCGACGGCCAGCGAGTCGATGTTGAAACCCCGACGGGAGAACAGGGCGGCGATGCGGGCGAGCACGCCGGGCTTGTTCTCGACCAGGACGGAGAGGGTGTGCTTGGACATAGTCATGACTCTCTATCGGATGGTCTGGGGCGTCAGTCGAGGTCGTCGCCGAAGTCCGGGCGGACGTCCCGGGCGGCGAGGATCTCGTCGTTGCTGGTGCCGGCGGCGACCATCGGCCAGACCATGGCGTCCTGGTGGACGATGAAGTCGATGACCACCGGGCGGTCGTTGATCTCCATCGCCTGCTTGATCACCGCGTCCAGGTCCTCCGGGCGCTCGCACCGCAGGCCGACGCAGCCCATCGCCTCGGAGAGCAGCACGAAGTCCGGGATCCGGGTGCCCTGGGCGGGGGCGGCGATGCCGTCGTGCTCGGGGCCCGCGTGCAGCACGGTGTTGGAGTAGCGCTGGTTGTAGAACAGGGTCTGCCACTGGCGGACCATGCCCAGCGAGCCGTTGTTGATGACGGCGACCTTGATCGGGATGTTGTTCAGCGCGCAGGTGACCAGTTCCTGATTGGTCATCTGGAAGCAGCCGTCACCGTCGATCGCCCAGACCGGGACGTCCGGCTTGCCCGCCTTGGCGCCCATCGCGGCCGGCACCGCGTAGCCCATGGTGCCCGCGCCGCCGGAGTTCAGCCAGGTGGCCGGCTTCTCGTAGTTGATGAACTGCGAGGCCCACATCTGATGCTGGCCGACGCCCGCCGCGTAGATCGCGTCCGGGCCGACCAGCTGCCCGATCCGCTCGATCACCTGCTGCGGCGACAACTCGCCGTTCGGGGCGGGCTCGTAGCCCAGCGGGTAGGTGGTCTTCCACTGGTTGAGCTTGACCCACCAGTCCGCGTAGTCGCCCTTGTGACCGGCGTCGAACTCGGCCTGCACGGCGACGATCAGGTCGGCCAGCACCTCGCGGGCGTCACCGACGATCGGCACGTCGACCGGGCGGTTCTTGCCGATCTCGGCCGGGTCGATGTCCGCGTGCACGACCTTGGCGTACGGGGCGAAGCTGTCCAGCTTGCCGGTCACCCGGTCGTCGAAGCGGGCGCCCAGGGTGAACAGCAGGTCCGCCTTCTGCAGCGCGGTGACGGCCGGGACCGAGCCGTGCATGCCCGGCATGCCCAGGTGCTGCGGGTGGCTGTCCGGGAAGACGCCGAGCGCCATCAGGGTGGTGACCACCGGGGCGCCGGTCAGCTCGGCCAGGATCCGCAGCTCGGCGCTGGCCTGCGCCTTGTGCACGCCGCCGCCGACGTAGAGCACCGGGCGCTTGGCGGCGACCAGCATCTTCGCGGCCTCGCGGATCTGCTTGGCGTGCGGCTTGGTGACCGGCCGGTAGCCGGGCAGCGAGGTCTCCACCGGCCAACGGAAGGTGGTGGTGGCCTGCAGCGCGTCCTTGGCGATGTCGACCAGGACCGGGCCGGGGCGGCCGGTGGCGGCGATGTGGAACGCCTCGGCGATCACCCGGGGGATCTCGGCCGGGTCGGTGACCAGGAAGTTGTGCTTGGTGATCGGCATCGTGATGCCGCAGATGTCCGCCTCCTGGAAGGCGTCGGTGCCGATCGCCTTGGAGGCGACCTGGCCGGTGATCGCCACCATCGGGACGGAGTCCATGTACGCGTCGGCGATCGGGGTGACCAGGTTGGTCGCGCCCGGGCCCGAGGTGGCCATGCAGACCCCGACCCGGCCGGTGGCCTGGGCGTAGCCGGTGGCCGCGTGGCCCGCGCCCTGCTCGTGCCTGACCAGGATGTGACGGACCTTCTGCGAGTCCATCAGCGGGTCGTAGGCAGGGAGGATGGCGCCGCCCGGGATGCCGAAGACGGTGTCCGCGCCCACTGCCTCGAGGGAGCGGATGAGCGACTGCGCGCCGGTCATCGTCTCCACGACGACGCTGGGCGCAGGAGCGTGGGTGGCCGGGGTGTCCCCGCGGCGGGGGGCGGCGTGCTCGGTCATCTGCCTGTCTCTTCTCGGGTTCTGCCGTCCCCGTCAGGTGAGGGTCCTGGGGTCGGGGGCCGGTCGCCGGTCCTGCCTCCATCGTCCACCCGGACGGTTGAGTACCGGGACAAGTGGGCGATTCGGCTGGGGTCTTGCGTTGTCAGACGGTTCCAGTGCAACAAAAAACCCCTCGTGCCAAGGGCATGCGAGGGGTGGCGCGTCGGTCTCCACGTGCGGGGGGTGGCCCGCTCAGCCGACGCGCCCGCCAAGTACGAGAATTCGGGTGCGCATGGCACCGACCTTCCTCCCCGGCGGTGGGGCATGTCAAGCAGGTGGGACGGCCGTCTCGCTATGCGGACCCCCTCCCGGACCCCAGGACGGACCGGGGGCCGGGCGGCGTTCGGCCAGGTCGGGGGCGTTCTGATGGTGCACGACCCGGCTGCCGCCGGGCTCCGGGCGGCCACCCGATCGGGCGTCCGCCGCCAGGTAGGCGCGCCGCGCGGAGAGCCCGTTCGCCTGCTTCGGGAGAGGGTAGACCCGGCGCAGCAGGGCCCGCCGCAGCCGGTGCTCGTCCAGCGGCTGGGCGAAGGCCAGACCCTGCCCCTGGCGGCACCCCAGCTCCTGCAGCGCGGTCACCTGCCGGGGCTGGTCCACCCCCTCGGCGCCGGTCACCAGGCCCAGGTCGCGGGCCAGCCGGAGGGCGTGCCCGGCCAGCGAGCGGGTCAGCCGGGAGTCGGCCACGTCCTGCACCAGGCTGCGGTCCAGCTTGAGCGCGTCGAACGGGAGCCGGGCCAGCGTGCCGAGCGAGCCGCCACCCGCGCCGAAGCCCGCCACCGCGGTGGAGACGCCGTGCCGCCGGAGCGCGGCGAGTCGGCGGCCGAGCTCGTCGGCGTGCTCGTCCGGACCCGTCCTGGCCAGCTCGATCACCAGCAGCTCGGCGGGCAGGCCGGTCTCCCTGAGCACCGCGACCACCGCCTCGTACATGCCGGGCGCGCACAGCCGCTGGGCCGACAGCCGGATCGAGACCGGGACGGGCACCAGCCGCGGACCGACCCGGTGGGCGGCCGCGGTGACCGTCTCCTGGAGCATCCAGCGGGCGAACCTGGTGGCCGCGTCGCCCTGGTCGGCGGTGCGCAGGAACTCCGCCGGGGTGAGCAGCAGCCCCTGGGCCGAGCGCCAGCGGGCCTGCGCCTCGACGCCGGTGACGGCGCCGGTGGCCAAATCCACCACCGGCTGGTGCAGCAGGGTGAAGGAGCCCTCCTGGACGGCCACCCTGAGCCGCTCCTCCAGCTCGGTGCGGCGGTCCAACTCGGCCCGCATCGCCGGGTGGTAGAGCACCACCCGGCCCTTGCCCTCGGACTTCGCCCGGTACATCGCCAGGTCGGCGTTGCGCATCAGCTCGTCCGCCGCGGCCTGCGGGTCGACACCGGGGTCGGGGTCGCAGCCGGCGAAGGCGATGCCGATACTGGCCGCCACCCCGAGCTCGGCCCCGCCGATCCAGTACGGCTCGGAGAGCGCCGAGCGCAGCCGCTCGGCCAGCTCGTGCACCTGGGCCCGGCCGAGTCGGCCGCGGACCAGCGCGGCGAACTCGTCGCCGCCGAACCTGGCCACCGTGTCCCCGGACCTGACCGCGTGCTGCAGCCGGCGGGCGGCCTGCACCAGCAGCTCGTCGCCGACCTGGTGGCCCGCGCTGTCGTTGACCGCCTTGAAGCCGTCCAGGTCGAGGAAGAGCACCGCCACCGTCGCCTCGTCCGGGTACCCGTCGACCGAGCTCAGCGAGGTGCGCAGCCGCTGGGTGAAGAGCGCCCGGTTCGGCAGGTCGGTGAGCGGGTCGTGGAACGCGTTGTGCTGCAACTGCGCCTGCAGTATGACCCGTTCGGTGACGTCCCGGCTGTTCAGGATCAGCCCGTCCCGGTACCGGTTGACCGTCGACTCGACGTGCAGCCACTCGTCGTTGCCGGAGCGGACCCGGCACTCCACCCGGGCCGAGGGCTCACCGGCGCCCTCCCGGCGCACCGGCCGGTCGGCCATCAGCCGCCGGACCTCGCGGAGCACCCGGTCGACGTCCTCGGGGTGCACCAGGTTGAGCAGGTTGCCGCCGACCAGCTCCTCCGGATCCCGCCCGTAGACGCCGATCGAGGCGGGGCTGACGTAGGAGAGCACACCGCTGCCGCCGGCGATCATGATCACGTCGCTGGAGCCCTGCACCAGGGAGCGGAAGTGCGCCTCCTTCTGGGCGAGTTCCTGGGTCAGCGAGAGGTTGTCGAGGAGTATCACGCCCTGCCGGACGATCAGCGCCAGGCCGACGGTGCAGGCCGAGGCCAGCACCACCCGGTCCAGCGCGTGGCCGCCCAGCGCGTTGTAGAGGATGCCCGCGGTGCAGACCGCCGCCGCGACGTACGGGGTGAGCGCGCTGAAGGTGGAGGAGACCCGGCGGCGGGGCGCGCCGCCGACCGAGGGGTGCTCGCGGCTCGGGGCGAACCGGCCGCGGGAAGCCCAGGGCGCCCAGGCGAGCAGCACGCTGCCGGCGAACCAGCCCGCGTCCAGCAGCTCGCCGGAGTGGTAACTGCTGCGCAGCGCGGGCGAGGTGAAGAGCGCGTCGCAGACCACCGTGACGGCCAGGCCGACCATCGCGGTGTGCACGGCGGCCCGGTTGCCGTCCCGGCCGCGGAAGCGGAGCCCGACCACCAGGCTGACCAGCAGGATGTCCAGCACGGGGTAGGCCAGGTTGAGCGCCAGCCGGAGTGGGTCCTCGCCCTCGCCCGCCGCGACCCGGCCGAGCGCCAGGCTCCAGCTGAGGGTGAACAGCGAGCCGGCCACCAGCCAGCCGTCCAGCAGCAGGCAGAGCCAGCCGGCCGCCGTCCGGGGCCGCTGGGCCAGCACGGTCAGGCCGATGATGGCGAGCGGGGCGAACAGCAGGAAGGCGTACTCGGCGGGCGAACCCTCCGGCAGCGTGGTGCCGAGCACCACCTCGTACCAGCCCCAGGTGCCGTTGCCGATCGCCACCATCGAGGAGGACAGGCCGAACAGCAGCCAGGCGGGCCGGGCCGGGCCATCGGCCGCGCAGGCGTGCAGCAGACAGGAGATCGCAGCGGCCAGCGCCGCCCCGGCCAGCCCGAAGTCGCCCATGAACAGTGCGAGTTCCGGCGACCCCCAGCCGACGGCGGCGCCCAGGGCGTACCCGAGGCAGAGCAGCACCAGTAGCAGGCCGGGGAGGCGGCGCGGGTGGAAGTTCACTCGACCTCTCCCCCACGCCTTGCCGGTGTTCCCTCTCGGGACCTTACACCACTTCCGTCACTGAATGACACGCACACTCAACTTAGAGTAATGGGGCCCGGGTGGCGTTGTGTCCCACTCTTGACGGGATCGCCCCGGTTGGCCGTAGCGCACCACGGGGGCGTACGGGGCACGCACCCGCCCGGGCGGTGGCTGACGGCGGGTCAGGCGCCGAGCAGGTGCAGCCGGTGCGCCAGGGCGGCGGCCTCGCCACGGCTGCCCACCGAGAGCTTCGCCAGGATGTTGGAGACGTGCACGCTGGCGGTCTTCGGGGAGATGTAGAGCTCCTCGGCGATCTGCCGGTTGGTCCGCCCCTGGGCCAGGCGGTGCAGCACGTCCCGCTCGCGCGGGGTGAGGCCGAACTGGTCGGCGGGCTCGGCCGGTTGGGCCGGCCGGGCGACCGCCGCCGGGGGCGCGGCCAGCGAGAGCCCGGCCCGGGCGGTCAGCTGGCCGATGTCCTGCCGCAGGTAGAGACCGGCCGTCGCCAGTGCCTGGACCTCGCGCAGCGGCTCGACCGCGGCCTCCCGGCGGCCGACCGTCAGCAGCGACTCGGCCTGCCGGTAGAGCGCCTGGCCGAGCGGGCAGCCGAGGCCGGTGTCGCGCAGCAGGCCGACCACCTCGGCCCACTGCTCGGGGGTGTCCTTGCCCTCCGCGCGGGCCAGCTCGGCGGCCAGCAGCGCCGCCCAGCTCCGGTGCAGCGCCGTCCGGGGCCGCAGTCGGGCCGCCACCTCGGCGATCCGCGCCAGCACCACCGGACGCCCCAGGTCGGCCGCCGCCGCACCCCGCGAGTCGGCCTCCCCGGACGCGCCCTCCACCAGTACCGGCAACAGCCCGTACAGACAGCCGTCCGCGAAGCCGGGACCGGGCGGACGCTCGGCCAACCGGTCGAGTACGGCGAGGAGTTCGGCCCTGGCCCGCAGGGGCCGCCCGGCCCTGGCCTCGATCCGCATCGCCAGCCGGGCCATCGGCAGGTCGTGCTGGGTCTGCCTGACCTGCCGGCCGGCCACCCTGGCCCGCTCCAGGTACTCCTCGGCGGTCGCCAGATCGCCCTGGTCCAGGGAGAGTTCGGCCCGCAGCCGGCCGAGGAAGGCGTGGTAGTTGCTGCCCGCCGGGTGGCACTCCCAGTCGGTCAGCAGCTGCTCGGCCTCGGCCGGGCGGCCGAGCGCCAGCAGGGCCTCGACCAGGTTCCCGGTCAGCAGGGCCCCGATGTGGCCGAGCAGCCCGTTGCTCCGGGCGACCTCCAGGCCCTCGCGGGCGAACGCCTCGGCCTCCGCCGCCCGGCCCAGGCCGAGCACCAGGCTGGACAGGTTGTTCAGCCCCCGGCAGAGCACGTCCACCGGGCCGGTGCGCCGGATCCGCTCGACCGCGTCGGCGAGCATGGCGAGACCGGCGGCCGGCTCGCCGAAGTAGACGGACAGCGTGCCCATGGTCATCCGGGCGTGCTGCTCGACCGCGTGGGCACCGACCTCGCGGGCGATCGCGGCAGCCCGCTCGGCCAGCTCCAGGTCGGCCTCGACCGGGTCGCCGAGCATCGCGTGGCTGGCGGCCAGGGCGAACACCTCGGCCTGCACCGGGGACGGCTGCAGCCCGGCCACCAGCCGCTGGGCCCGCTCGATCTCCTCGTCGCTGCCGCTGCGCCGGAGGTGACCGAGCATCAGCGCGCGCTGGATCCGGAACCAGGCGACGCGCTCCGGCTCGGTCTCCTCGTCCAGCAGCTTGAAGGCCCGCTTGGCCAGGCTAAGGCCGCGGTCGCGGTCGCCCGCCCGGCGGGCCGCCAGCACCGCCTCGGCGAGGACGTCGACCAGGTGCAGCTGCCGGCAGGCGCCGTCGTCGTGGCCGCAGGGCGGATAGGTGCCGGCCCAGTCGGCGGGCCGCAGGTTCTCCCGGCAGACCTCCTCGGAGACCTCGTCCCAGAGCTCCAGCGCCCGCTCCAGCATGCCGAGTTGCTCGGCGAAGGCGTTCCGCCGCCGGGCCGCCCTGGCGGCCTCCAGCGCCGTCGGCAGGGCCCGGCCCGGGTCGTGCGCGTGGTACCAGTAGTTGGCCAGCCGGGCGGCCCGGCCGTTGCCGCAGACCAGTGAGCCGTCCTGCTCCAGCGCGGTGGCGTACCTGCGGTTGATCCGGTACCGCTCGCCGGGCAGCAGGTCGTCCGAGATCGCCTCGCGGACCAGCGCGTGCCGGAACCGGTAGCCGTCGCCGTCGCTGTCCGGGCGCAGCACGTTGACCC
This genomic interval from Kitasatospora gansuensis contains the following:
- a CDS encoding S8 family peptidase; protein product: MRTSSALRFGIALLTGSLALAAVPLAGAAAERGPDARRSVLLELDTEAAAPAWRRAADQATGERRSPDAVRRAASAAGAEQRRVADRAADQLAGAVRRSAPGARELYRTGTLLTAVAVSTPAAALPALGRLPGVRAVHPIALKHRVNGYSVPLLGAPAVWAGLPGNTGRGVSVGVIDSGIDYTHADFGGPGTEEAFKAVDGAKPAPKALFPTEKVYGGRDLVGDAYDPGTPEGGTPKPDDNPIDCALNGHGTHVAGTAAGYGVTAAGQTYRGPYTTGLDPAGFKVGPGAAPEARLFAIRVFGCDGSTDQLTQALDLAADPDRNGDLTDRLDVVNLSLGSPFGGPDDADAIAADRLAALGTVVVAAAGNEGDVYAIGGSPGTAPRVVTVAASVDPHGDADGLRVLAPEPLAGLVPAHWSAKYQHWADREVQGQLALPVDQSDGCTAFSAADAARLQGKIALLAWRTKDPDRACGSAARADHAADAGALGALFAADGDHLGELAGNDRVPVAILAKADGERLLRATEAGPVTVQLATPGNPLHGAVAQDQPQRTDTLTTFTSRGIGLPGLIKPDLAAPGETIWSAKAGAGSGGMREDGTSMAAPHVAGLAALVRAAHPDWTVAQVKAALMNTTGDTWAGDDRSGPVYGPERTGAGRARVDLAVATPVVAYAAGPEVDGAVGLSFGPVPVTGATTLSREVELRSFADHPLTYRTGYLAATELQGAAFELTPGQVTVPPGGTARVTVTLRVPGQLDRAPDPTLDLVQGGKARSYRGELSGRLLLTPTEAGPPALRVPLFAAPHATSELTAGPQVRAAGTTLLSITGTGAPTARGALVSAFALGGEAARWPDCPPGTPRDEKTEEEKAAGVCVTAPGDRAANLRAVGAASDAPAVGGEPLENGTLYLAASLWAPAATPAGGIAVRASLDTDGDQVTDVVVTAARLKGSDVLVARTLDARTGEELDVQPLNARWGDTDTGLLDSDTVVLPVRLAKLPGLRQSTSKIRYGLWTSFVAPGTPSAAAALSSIGLQGERPTLTIDVLAPALDVRAGAGGPTAVAVPEQPGAVLEVRRRGAGADRLLLVHHFNPDGRRAQLVRLR
- the serA gene encoding phosphoglycerate dehydrogenase, producing the protein MSKSVVLIAEELSPATVDALGPDFEIRHCNGADRTELLTAIADVDAILIRSATKVDAEALAAAKKLKVVARAGVGLDNVDVAASTKAGVMVVNAPTSNIVTAAELACGLLIASARNIAPASTALKAGEWKRNKYTGVELSEKTLGVVGLGRIGVLVAQRMSAFGMKIVAYDPYIQAARAAQMGVKLLSLEELLEVSDFITVHLPKTPETIGLIGDEALHKVKPTVRIVNAARGGIVDEAALASALRDGRVAGAGLDVYAKEPCTDSPLFAFDNVVATPHLGASTDEAQEKAGIAVAKSVRLALAGELVPDAVNVQGGVIAEDVRPGLPLAEKLGRIFTALAGEVAVRLDVEVRGEITQHDVKVLELSALKGVFEDVVAETVSYVNAPLFAQERGVEVRLTTSSESPEHRNVITVRGTLAAGGEIAISGTLSGPKQTQKIVGVDAFDVDVALTDHMAFFKYEDRPGVVGTLGRILGDAGINIAGMQVARDGSEALASITVDSEVSQEVLTEIAGAIGARFARAVNLG
- the ilvC gene encoding ketol-acid reductoisomerase, yielding MAELFYEDDADLSIIQGRKVAVIGYGSQGHAHALSLRDSGVDVRVGLKEGSSSRAKAEEEGLRVVTAAEAAAEADVIMILVPDPIQADVYEADIAPNLKAGDALFFGHGLNIRFGFIQPPADVDVCMVAPKGPGHLVRRQYQEGRGVPAIVAVEQDATGKAFDLALSYAKGIGGTKAGVIKTTFTEETETDLFGEQAVLCGGTAALVKAGFETLVEAGYQPEIAYFECLHELKLIVDLMYEGGLEKMRWSISETAEWGDYVTGPRIITADTKAAMKQVLAEIQDGTFANTWIAEYKAGLPKYNEYKSADADHLLETTGKKLRGLMSWVDEKA
- the ilvN gene encoding acetolactate synthase small subunit, with the protein product MSKHTLSVLVENKPGVLARIAALFSRRGFNIDSLAVGPTEHPDISRMTIVVNVEDLPLEQVTKQLNKLVNVIKIVELDQTAAIQRELVLVKVRADAESRSQIVEIVQLFRAKTVDVSPDAVTIEATGSSDKLEAMLRMLEPYGIKELVQSGLVAIGRGARSITDRSLRALDRSA